The following is a genomic window from Chitinispirillum alkaliphilum.
ACCCGCAGGTGATCAGGGATATGGTGGATAGATTCGGTTCCGACCGCGTTACCGTGGCGGTTGATGCGGCACGGAACAATGCAATGCCTTCGGGCTACGAAGTCTACATAGATGGGGGGCGCACCGCCACCAACACCGATGCCATAGAGTGGATCAAAAGGGTGGATGGGTTTGGGGTGGCAACGATCCTTCCCACAAGTAAGTCAACTGACGGAGTGAAAACCGGTTATGATCTGCCGCTTATTGAAAAAGCCAGGCAAGCGGCTTCGGTTGCTGAGATTGTGGCTTCTGGTGGTGCCGGAACACTTGAACATTTTCTCGATGCGGTGAAGGCGGGGGCAAATGTGCTTCTTGCGGCTTCGGTGTTTCATTTCAAACTGATCTCGATCCCTGAGCTTAAGCAGTATCTGAAAAACAACGGATGCAACGTGGGCTGATTTCTTCTGAAATCAGCTTGCTAATTCCTGAAAACAGCAATCTTCTGGCTGAACATTCGGTTAAGTGTTTCAGACAACTCTGCTGCAGTAAACGGTTTGCGCAGAAAGCTTGTGAGCGGATTTGATTCCAGACTGAAGTTTTCTGTTTCGGTGCTGTAGCCCGAGCAAAACAGGACTGAAATGTCCGGTTTGATTTTTCTGATCTTGCTGTAAACCTCATTGCCTGAGATGCCAGGCAGAATAATATCAAGCATAATCAGGTCGATCCCCGAGCCCTGAGAGGTGAAAATGTTGATCGCTTCCGGTCCATTAGGGCACTCTGTTACGATGAATCCAAGCTTTTTAAGCAGTTTCGCAGTAGTGCTTCTTACCCGATCATCATCTTCAACCAAAAGTATTTGCTTTCCTATATATGTGCAAGATGTGTCGTTTTCCTTTGAGGAGCACACTTTTTCCGTGCCGGTGCTCAGTGGAAAGGTAAGGGTAAATACCGCTCCCTGATCTGGTTTTGAGAAAACATCGATAAATCCGCCATGTGCTTTTACCGTGCCGTACACAGCGGCAAGTCCCATGCCTGTGCCCTTGCCCGGTTCCTTGGTGGTGAAGAAAGGCTCGAAAAGATGTTTCATTATATCTGGTCCGATTCCAAAACCTGTATCACTTATAGAAAGTGTTATAAGAGAGGGTGAATTGTTATGATCCGGTTTTTGAGTTCGGCAAAGAGTAGTACTGAATTTGATTGTCCCCCCATCTGGCATGGCATCTCTGGCATTGATAGCCACGTTGAGAAGCGCGCTTTGAATCTGACTGGGATCGCCGGCTATCGTGCAGCGGGAAGCTTTTAAGTCCGTTTCGATTCGAATCTTTTTATCTACGCTGTGGGACAATAACTCCACTGTCTCCTCTATTATCCCATGAAGATCAACAGGGGTTTTCTGACACTTTTCCTTTCGTGAGAATGCCAGGAGTTTTCCGTTCATCTCAGAAGCCCGCCGGCAGGCAGTTATAATTGATTCTGCATGTTTGTGGACTGTGTCAATGTTACTCTCCATTCTGATAATTTCGGCAAACCCCATGATCCCTGAGAGCTGGTTATT
Proteins encoded in this region:
- a CDS encoding imidazole glycerol phosphate synthase subunit HisF — its product is MKNPINSSKIQIMPCLDMQNGRVVKGVNFEHIKDAGDPVECCRAYCQAGADQLALLDITATVEGRSTMLETVRKVAHEATIPFTVGGGISDLHSASSVLNAGADKISISSSAFRNPQVIRDMVDRFGSDRVTVAVDAARNNAMPSGYEVYIDGGRTATNTDAIEWIKRVDGFGVATILPTSKSTDGVKTGYDLPLIEKARQAASVAEIVASGGAGTLEHFLDAVKAGANVLLAASVFHFKLISIPELKQYLKNNGCNVG
- a CDS encoding sensory box histidine kinase/response regulator; amino-acid sequence: MQPISEAEVQIQKISGQMLEKVSLIVIIFGSLAVFTSSLRLFEEKSLNSLVDLITYGSSIAVLLLRKHMPVKAAAALLFSLVTLNAVFNFFTFGLATFGFAMLVSMTVIMGAFLGLRAGLIVFGFSITGISLAGILILSGIIVPEIDASSYYATPHAWAVQLTGFLLYGAMGLVVVTLIQKKLREALDQSLCHSREIALRNQQLQHSEKIRSVGLLAGGIAHDFNNQLSGIMGFAEIIRMESNIDTVHKHAESIITACRRASEMNGKLLAFSRKEKCQKTPVDLHGIIEETVELLSHSVDKKIRIETDLKASRCTIAGDPSQIQSALLNVAINARDAMPDGGTIKFSTTLCRTQKPDHNNSPSLITLSISDTGFGIGPDIMKHLFEPFFTTKEPGKGTGMGLAAVYGTVKAHGGFIDVFSKPDQGAVFTLTFPLSTGTEKVCSSKENDTSCTYIGKQILLVEDDDRVRSTTAKLLKKLGFIVTECPNGPEAINIFTSQGSGIDLIMLDIILPGISGNEVYSKIRKIKPDISVLFCSGYSTETENFSLESNPLTSFLRKPFTAAELSETLNRMFSQKIAVFRN